The genomic region tatttaacGAGCCGAGCAGAGATAGCTTGTTATCCTAAGAAGCTATAACAAGCCGCACTGGCTCGTTATCGTTCCCTAAAGATAATATGGTACTTGGACCATCAGAGAATCATTTCTGCTACATTTCTTTTTTCATGTAAGGTTAATTTACTGCAGCTAAAATTAAGTTATAAGTAATTACTTCAACTCCTCAATTTTAGAAGGTAACCACATTTGATTTCTTAGTTGCCTTAGGGTGCTGAATCTTAAATTTTATTGTgtacactagtacacagaagctctatagcgGCGGTCCTAGAGCTATTGACACTGCGTTTTTGAGTGccaccagtgctaggggccagacgGTTGTTTTGGGACCGCTAGTGGAAATGTTATTTCCACTTGCGGTTCACTTAACACAACCGCTAGTGGAAACgggctatttccactggcggttggcttaaggaaccgccagtggaaatgctattttcactaGCATCTTTCCACCGGTGGTTGTGTTAAgtgaaccgctagtggaaatatgtttccactggcggttccttaagccgGCTCCACCTGTTTATTTTCACTGGCGCGCGGTAACTGAAACCTCCAGTAATTTTTTTCGTACCGTCAGCTTAgaactcttttctactagtggtaTGTGCTAAATTACTGATGAGGTGCAACAGAAATTTGTTACTTTAATTAAGGTTATGATTGATGTATTCCGTGCCAGAAGCACATACTCTAGCACATATCTTTGTGTGTATATGTATTTCCATTGCTCTTTTAGGTTACTGACTTTATTTGGCACTGCAGGCCTTCGATACAACTCCCTGGGGCAAGTAAAGCTATAGTGGCAGTACGCTTCTGCCCTGTACTATTCAAACCACGTGGTTCTAACTCAGGTAGCTTGATTTATGGCAACTTTGATTTGCCTTCCTTTGAGGTCCTCAAAGGTTCTACTTTTCTTTTTTTACTAAGAATCTGAATCACATTTAAATTGTGCAGATGGTTTCTTCAAGCTTCCTTATAGAGTTGTCTTTGCTGTGGCTACTTTGAACTCTCTGTATGTCTATGATACAGAAAGTGTTCCTCCAATTCTAGTCCATGCTGGTCTACACTATGCTGCCATTACCGATATTGCATGGTGGGTACTTATACAGTTTTGCTTTTGTAGTCTTCCCAATTGAGCTTTGCGTGTATACTGGTGCTAGCAATTCATCTTTGCAATCTATTTATGTCAGGTCTTCTGATGCTAAGTACCTGGCAGTGTCATCACGAGATGGCTACTGTACTATAATAGAGTTTGAGAATGAGGAACTGGGACAGCCTCACATACTCCCCGGTATATCTCCATCCATTCATCTTTCAGTAACATAATTTATTTTCTTCGTGGGTTGTTGCATACTTGCATGTGGAAAATTGTGTTCCTGCTTGTAACATTCCATCCATCATTAGTGTACATCATGGTAAATTACTCAGCTGTTTAGGATTCAATACCACCCAATCATATGACAACCACAATGACCAACCATAGCTAATATAAAAAATTAGTAACATGCAACTAGTGTGGTAGATTTGTTTGTAACATATTTTACATACTAATTTTGAATTTTCCTTGTTAGCCATCTCCGGCCGAAAAGGCTCCATATCATTCGCCATCTAAACTATATTCATCTTACCACTAGAAACTGTTTTGCTCTTAAATGAAAATGGCACATTTGGTTTTGTGGTTGACTTGTGGTACATAGGCATACCCTGCATTTGGTGGAATACCCTGCGATTCTTGCTTTCAGGTGTACCTGACATACCTATAGATTACATGCATCATCTTTATGTAATTGTCTGAGATCAATAGAGATTCCTTCGTCTAAAATTCTCTATGTTCCATGAAGCCAATAAGAACGATACATGTATTGATATGTGAGACCTCCTTAGATCCAATGCTTATGTTTTGTAGTTCTCTGTACCAAACCTTGTACAATATGTAATGAAGCTAGTAAGAATGATTCACAAGCGATCTATTAGTATGTAAGatgatattttattattttttagaTGCCGTTCATATGTTGGGTAGTTCTGCATATCAAACCTCACAATCTAAATATTGAACCAATACCTTCTACCTCTATTGTCCCCTTTTCCCCCCTTCTGATGTGATTTTCTGGAAGACACTCTTCTAACATGGCCCAATTTTGGATAAATCTCTAGGATCAAAGGAAGTTGCTAATGGGAATCTGACACCTGAGACCAAGAAGCCTGTATGTGCTGATAGCATGAAGGTTGATAATAGTGCCAACAAGCTTAAGATGGAAGCCAGTCCTGTTGCTGTAGGAGTTAGagcaccactgctgccaactgagAACATCAAGAGTAAGTCTATAATAAAAACATAATGAATTACTGCATATGCATAGCCATGTTGGACCATATTATTTGCAGCCTTTACTCCCATGTATTTTCTTGAAGGCACTAACAAGAATCAACTCTTGAAAATTCAGGAACAGGAGAGCTTGCCGAAGGAAATGTAACCTGTGAAAACAAGGAGCCGGTAACAATAGACAGTATGGAAGTAGATGCCGATGATACCAAAGGCAAGGAGGCAACCATACCCGTGGCAGCTGAAGTGACACCGCCACCAGCGGTACCGGCAGCGAAGAACAGCGCATCTAGTAAGCCTGCTAAGAGGCGAATTACTCCTATCGCAATCGACTAGGTAGTAGACGCAGCAGTTAGGGTTTTGATGTGTTATGTAGTGATGGCAAGTACTGGATACTATGTTTAGGCTACCCTGTAAAGTCGTTTGTGCTGCGGTGCTCATCTTCTGCTCTAGTCCTCCTGCTCTTGACACAATTGGGGAGAATGTGAACAGAAGGGCTGTGTGTATGTATGAGCACACTTTGTTATGGCGCAACATGCAAGCCACTAACCGACATCTTAAGAAGTGGAGTTCATTACTGAGGAGTGAGGAAGTTGTTTCACACGAGCTGCTCATATACAAATGCTGGCATACAAATTACACATTGAAATCAATCAGATGGGGACATGACGCCCTTATTTCATTTACATGAAAGAACATAGAATCTTATCAAAATACCGAAAACGAATGGGAGGGTAGTATGTATATGTGTGTGTGTATGGGTATGGTATTGGCCTCAAGTTGAAGGGCCTTGGGTGCAGTAGGCATCATCATGCATCTCAGGACTTTGTTATGCGCGCCTTGGATTTGTCATACTCTTCCTGGCTCTCGCCGGCCTCTTCAAACCTGATGTCCTCATCCTCCGAAAGGACCTCAACCCTTTCGCCATGTGGCCCAGGCACGATCATCTCGTCGACGTGCTTGTGCTTGGTGACGTTGATGACCTCCGTCTTCCTCTCCTCTCCGCTCTGGTGTTTCTTGTGCCAGGTCCAAGGGGCGGTGCTCGAGGACTCGCCGATGGCGTCCTGCTTCCTGACCGCCTCCTGGAACCTGACGTCCTCGTCCACCGTCAGCCTGACGGCGCTCGCGCCCCCGGCCGGCCCGGGCACGGTCTGCTTGTGGACGTGGACGTGGTCGCTGAAGTTGAGCACCTCGGCCTTGGCCTCCTCCTCCTCTGCCTTCCTccccctcctcttcttcttcttgtgcCAGCAGAGGAGCGCGGCAGCCAGGCATGCCAGCAGCAGCAGGCCGCCCAGGGAGACGAACACCACGATGATGACGATGTGGTGCGGGGGGCTAGGTGGAGGCGGCACGGGCGCCGGCGGAGGCGGCATGGGCAGGTGAGGCGGTGGTGGCGCTTGAGGCcgaggagttggtggtggtggtgggcggATGGGTGGTgacggtggtggtggaggagcgcggcgtggtggcggcggtggctgAGTGGGAGGTGGAGGGGCGCggcgtggtggcggcggtggctgAGTGGGAGGTGGAGGAGCGCggcgtggtggcggcggtggctgAGTGGGAGGCGGGGGAGCGCGgcgcggtggcggtggcggcatTGTGGGTGGTGGCGGTGCCAGAGCCGGTGGTGGGGGAGCACGGCGCGGAGGAGGCGGTTGTGGTAGGGTGGGCGGTGGTGGAGCGCGTCGCGGTGGCGGGAAGGGCTGCTGTGGTGGTCTTGGAAGGTAAGGGTTCGGAGGGAGGTAGGGGAAGCCAAGTCCTGGAGGGGTAGGGTTGAacgccatcgctgctgctggatGATCTCGGAGGAGAGCTGTGTGGTGCTGTAGTGAGGTGAGGCGAGTGAGCTGTGGTGGTGATAATCAATGTAGCACGTATTTATATATTTGCATATGTATGCATGTGCTGTGGTGTGGCTTGTTTTGGgagggaagggaagggaagggcGCTTGAAGGTTTGCGTTGCAAGTGACTTGGCTCCTCTGCTACGGTTTCGGCTGGGGGGGCTTGCATTGCTTCGAAACAATGCGGTCCCTTCCCTTGGCTGCCTCCGTCTCTACTAGTCTAGTGCATGATCTATGGAGACACTGACATCTAGTATGTAGCTGGTCTCCATCTGCCCTTTTGGGACCTGATCATGATCGTCAATATATGAAGAGAGGTGCTTGGATCGCCACACTGAAGACACGCAATGCAGCATGGTGCAGATTGTGCTCCAGTCCCTGCAGGGTGCGTGCGATGCTTTTGAGTGAAGCACTGGACCTCTCGGGTGGTCGCGGTGTGCCAAGAAAGAGGCGCTAGCTGCCATTTCTGTCTGTGGATGGCTTGTAAGCAAATGACACCCAGCCAACTCGAGTGCGTTGTAAGGTACGAGAGGGGAGGGGACAGGGCGGATgcattccatgcatcaccatcaccGTCTAGTCTACTCTTGTTTCTATCCACCGTAATCTCGGATGCATTACGCGCCGATTATAGCCCATTTGATATTTGGTCCATATCATCATCATGCATATACATAGCCATTTCCATGGCCCGGGTCATGGTACATGGTTTATGGCCCAAAGAGATGGACAGACCATTTCATGGCCCGGTTAGAATCTGGGCCTTTATTCGAATAATGGGCTCCGAATTGAAGGACCGCTTCGTGTGATTCCCCAAAGCTGGCCCTGCATGCAGCATGGCAAATTATATGGGCTGCGTACGTGTTCTACCTTCCGGTGCAGCAAACGACCTAAACCAGCTTCATTGGTACACAATGCATGCATATGCATGAATACTAAATATATATGCATGGTTGGAAATGCAATGCTGATGCTCGTAGCTAGCCATGCATAGTGACCTGCACATGCATGAGCGTACGTCACGACGACGGAAACAAGGCATGCATGCCACCCATTATTCATTCATGGCGCACCGCCAAGCCGGCCGCGCGCCGTCGTAGACGTACATGATCCTTGCTGCATGCATCGGTGCCGCCGCCATATATATGTTACTAGACCCCAGCAGAGCAGCGCAAGCAAGCATGTATCACGGTTTCTCCTGTTCATTCCTGACGCGCTGCTGTAGACGACGATGATAGGAATGAACCAAGATCTTGTTTGGGTTTTTGGAATAGACCACCGCATGCATTCGATGATTACGATCGAGGACGTACTCCTGTTTGcgtgttttttcttcttcttcttgccaaaCAGCGACAATTGGAACTTATAATATCGTCACCACAAACAACACCAGCATTGGGTATTTAATAATACTACCTTCGTTATTTTTTATTTGTTGTGGTTTAGTTCAGAAATAAATTAGATAGCaagcgacaaatattcgagaacaagATAATATATTTTATATAAACAGTTGGTGAGGTGGTACATGCATGGCATGCTAAGCAAGTGGTACTACAGTAGTAGCAATAGAATGCATGCGTGCCTCATTATTTATCTTTTTGACAAAAAAAAACACAAAACAAAAGCATGCATGCAGTGCATTGATGATGAGCAAGTGTCCAAGCATGCAGGCGCGGCCGTATAAGCCTAGGGAGCTCACGCGATCAGTGACGTGGACACCTCCTCCATTCCATCCCTCTGCGACGATATGCTCAGGTCCACCACCACACCGCCGTAGACCGTATAGTACCAtgcgtgcatgcatgcatgtactACGTGAATATATACATGATGTGCATaaatctatactacctattaagact from Zea mays cultivar B73 chromosome 6, Zm-B73-REFERENCE-NAM-5.0, whole genome shotgun sequence harbors:
- the LOC100381867 gene encoding uncharacterized protein LOC100381867, whose amino-acid sequence is MAFNPTPPGLGFPYLPPNPYLPRPPQQPFPPPRRAPPPPTLPQPPPPRRAPPPPALAPPPPTMPPPPPRRAPPPPTQPPPPPRRAPPPPTQPPPPPRRAPPPPTQPPPPPRRAPPPPPSPPIRPPPPPTPRPQAPPPPHLPMPPPPAPVPPPPSPPHHIVIIVVFVSLGGLLLLACLAAALLCWHKKKKRRGRKAEEEEAKAEVLNFSDHVHVHKQTVPGPAGGASAVRLTVDEDVRFQEAVRKQDAIGESSSTAPWTWHKKHQSGEERKTEVINVTKHKHVDEMIVPGPHGERVEVLSEDEDIRFEEAGESQEEYDKSKARITKS